One Ostrea edulis chromosome 2, xbOstEdul1.1, whole genome shotgun sequence genomic region harbors:
- the LOC125682203 gene encoding tetraspanin-9-like: MNLLGRVGTVFLVVINIFFIIAGIALLIGGAIMNEKGGAYAAQYMPLLENISIGSFKMGSLVKALAGFGVSLGLFAIVVAIIGIAGAISRMRLLLIIYGAIIIIILLLEFVALGGWFTFKHELVATIKDQMLNLVQRYDGNTANQITRAWNFLFLTFHCCGVNPVILGNDFVSTIWWLNPLRGQSIIPGHCCVGADPNTADFNINQLCTINPSTVTAYIDRGCYNEMSNIMNPYSSTFIATGVVLVIIEVMAVSAAFGILCQMKNGVEYEVNEKKRGGTA; this comes from the exons ATGAATCTTTTAGGACGCGTGGGAACGGTCTTTCTCGTCgtcattaacattttctttata ATTGCTGGAATTGCACTGCTTATTGGCGGAGCAATCATGAATGAAAAAGGAGGTGCATATGCTGCACAATATATGCCGCTGCTGGAAAACATTTCCATTGGATCTTTTAAGATGGGAAGTCTAGTAAAGGCTCTTGCTGGATTCGGAGTATCTCTCGGGCTCTTTGCAATAGTCGTGGCTATCATTGGAATAGCTGGGGCAATATCGCGCATGAGACTTCTACTGATTATT TATGGGGCAATCATTATAATCATCTTACTATTGGAGTTTGTTGCTCTGGGAGGATGGTTTACGTTCAAGCACGAG TTGGTGGCTACAATCAAAGATCAAATGTTAAATCTGGTCCAGAGATACGACGGAAATACCGCCAATCAAATCACGCGGGCATGGAACTTCCTGTTTTTAACT TTTCACTGTTGTGGAGTCAATCCCGTCATTCTTGGTAATGACTTTGTCAGTACCATCTGGTGGCTGAACCCTCTGAGAGGTCAATCTATCATTCCGGGGCACTGCTGTGTGGGAGCGGATCCAAACACTGCCGACTTCAACATCAATCAACTGTGTACCATCAATCCGTCAACCGTGACTGCGTACATCGACAGG GGTTGTTACAATGAAATGTCCAACATCATGAATCCATACAGCAGTACATTTATCGCCACCGGAGTAGTACTTGTGATTATTGAG GTCATGGCTGTCAGCGCAGCATTTGGAATATTGTGTCAAATGAAAAATGGTGTCGAATATGAAGTAAACGAGAAAAAGCGAGGCGGGACAGCATAG